The following proteins come from a genomic window of Lachnoclostridium phytofermentans ISDg:
- a CDS encoding histidinol-phosphatase HisJ family protein, with translation MILADFHTHTNFSTDSDYSPESMIERAISLGLSTYCITDHMDYRFPHGDEGTFTFSPEDYITHLQELKKRYANQIELLIGIELGLRNEPEQKEEVREYYNSLLSTYPFDFVIGSTHVLQNIDPYYKEFWTTTTTEEGILAYFQSIAHNAKYYQGFQVYGHLDYIIRYIPDTLKAYDYLDYKDILDECLKALIEYGIGIECNTSGFKYKLSNPHPKAEILKRYLELGGEILTIGSDAHKPEHIAYDFTVANELLTNLGFRYYTVFRDKKPTFVKL, from the coding sequence ATGATACTTGCTGATTTTCATACCCATACAAACTTTTCTACCGACTCTGATTACAGCCCCGAATCCATGATAGAGCGTGCTATCTCTTTGGGTTTATCCACCTATTGCATTACAGATCACATGGATTATCGTTTTCCGCATGGAGATGAGGGTACCTTTACATTTTCTCCAGAGGATTATATAACACATCTTCAAGAATTAAAAAAACGCTATGCAAATCAAATTGAGCTTTTAATTGGAATTGAGCTAGGTCTTAGAAATGAACCAGAACAAAAAGAAGAGGTACGTGAATATTATAATTCGTTATTATCCACCTATCCTTTTGATTTTGTTATAGGGTCTACTCATGTACTGCAAAATATTGATCCCTATTATAAAGAATTCTGGACAACGACTACAACAGAAGAAGGTATACTAGCTTACTTTCAGTCCATTGCTCATAATGCCAAATATTATCAAGGATTCCAGGTATATGGACACCTTGATTACATTATCCGCTATATACCAGATACTCTAAAGGCTTATGACTATCTTGATTATAAGGATATTCTGGATGAATGTTTAAAAGCTCTTATTGAGTATGGAATCGGTATTGAATGTAATACCTCTGGTTTTAAATACAAGCTTTCAAATCCTCATCCAAAAGCAGAGATTTTAAAACGCTATTTAGAATTAGGCGGTGAGATCCTAACAATTGGTTCTGACGCTCATAAGCCAGAACATATAGCTTATGATTTTACAGTAGCCAATGAGTTATTAACGAATCTTGGTTTTCGCTATTATACGGTATTCCGGGATAAGAAGCCTACGTTTGTGAAGTTGTAA
- a CDS encoding nucleotidyltransferase family protein, which produces MLEGYNLDINTQMKTLENIIMSSEIINTALKRAKQLNIDNYYIGAGCITQTVWNYLSNYPLDYGIKDIDFVYFDNLNLDFESENRVIMQVKQLYSALRIETDVKNQARVHLWYKDHFGYSIEPYTSLESAINTWPTTASAIGIRLDNNNEFKVYAPFGLNDLFGKIVRANKSQITKQIYEKKTASWLGKWSDLKVIPWE; this is translated from the coding sequence ATGTTGGAAGGCTATAATTTAGATATTAATACACAAATGAAAACTCTGGAAAATATTATTATGTCAAGCGAGATTATTAATACAGCTTTGAAACGAGCAAAGCAGTTAAACATAGATAATTACTACATCGGGGCAGGTTGTATAACACAAACAGTCTGGAACTATCTTTCTAATTATCCGTTGGATTATGGTATAAAAGATATTGATTTTGTTTATTTTGATAATTTAAATTTAGATTTTGAATCTGAAAATAGAGTTATCATGCAAGTAAAGCAATTATATTCAGCTTTAAGAATTGAGACAGACGTAAAAAATCAAGCAAGGGTTCATCTGTGGTATAAAGACCATTTTGGTTATTCGATTGAGCCATATACATCCCTTGAATCTGCTATAAATACATGGCCAACTACAGCTTCCGCAATTGGAATTAGGTTGGATAATAATAATGAATTTAAAGTGTATGCTCCATTTGGATTGAATGATTTATTTGGTAAAATCGTTCGAGCAAATAAATCACAAATCACAAAGCAAATTTATGAAAAAAAGACAGCAAGTTGGTTAGGCAAATGGTCCGATTTAAAAGTTATTCCTTGGGAATAG
- the mnmA gene encoding tRNA 2-thiouridine(34) synthase MnmA, translating into MKKVVVGMSGGVDSSVAAYLLKEAGYDVIGVTMQIWQDEDNQTVEENGGCCGLSAVDDARRVANSLDIPYYVMNFKSEFKANVMDYFVKEYQAGRTPNPCIACNRYVKWESLLTRSLQIGADYIATGHYARIVTLPNGRFALKKSATAAKDQTYALYNLTQDQLSKTLMPVGEYTKEEVREIAAKIGLLVANKPDSQEICFVPDNNYAGFIEDYTGQKIIPGNFVDTKGNILGRHQGIIHYTVGQRKGLGIALGRPAFVVEIRPETNEVVIGSNDDIFTDRLIANKLNAMAVEEFEDGMEVIAKIRYNHEGSKCTIRKVSDTEIACEFETPQRAVTPGQAVVFYQGDIVVGGGTIIK; encoded by the coding sequence ATGAAAAAAGTTGTAGTTGGTATGTCTGGAGGGGTAGATTCCTCAGTAGCAGCGTACCTTTTAAAAGAGGCTGGATACGATGTCATTGGTGTTACAATGCAAATCTGGCAGGATGAGGATAACCAAACAGTAGAGGAAAATGGAGGATGCTGTGGCTTGAGCGCAGTAGATGACGCTAGACGAGTTGCTAACTCTTTAGATATTCCTTATTATGTGATGAATTTTAAATCAGAATTTAAGGCTAACGTTATGGATTACTTTGTAAAGGAATATCAGGCAGGTCGTACGCCAAATCCTTGTATTGCTTGCAACCGTTATGTAAAGTGGGAGTCACTACTTACAAGATCATTGCAAATTGGAGCAGATTATATCGCTACAGGTCATTATGCAAGAATCGTAACCTTACCAAATGGACGATTTGCATTAAAGAAATCCGCTACTGCTGCGAAGGACCAGACATATGCATTATATAATTTAACACAAGATCAGTTAAGCAAAACATTGATGCCAGTTGGTGAGTATACCAAGGAAGAAGTACGTGAAATTGCTGCTAAGATAGGATTATTGGTTGCAAATAAGCCAGATAGTCAAGAAATCTGTTTTGTGCCAGATAATAACTATGCAGGGTTTATTGAAGATTATACAGGACAGAAAATCATACCTGGTAACTTTGTAGACACGAAGGGGAATATCCTTGGTAGACATCAGGGAATCATTCATTATACAGTTGGCCAAAGAAAGGGACTTGGTATCGCACTTGGTCGCCCTGCTTTTGTTGTAGAAATTCGCCCTGAAACAAATGAAGTAGTAATTGGAAGTAATGATGACATATTCACAGATCGTTTGATTGCAAATAAACTAAATGCGATGGCCGTAGAAGAGTTTGAAGACGGTATGGAAGTTATCGCAAAGATTCGTTATAATCATGAAGGCTCCAAGTGTACGATTCGTAAAGTATCAGACACTGAAATAGCATGTGAGTTTGAAACCCCTCAACGTGCGGTTACACCTGGACAAGCAGTTGTTTTCTATCAAGGTGATATCGTTGTTGGTGGCGGAACTATTATAAAATAA
- the nifU gene encoding Fe-S cluster assembly scaffold protein NifU, protein MYTEKVMDHFQHPRNVGELENASGVGTVGNAKCGDIMRMYLDIDDNQVIQDVKFKTFGCGAAVATSSMATELVKGLTVQEALTVTNKAVMEALDGLPAVKVHCSLLAEEAIHAALWDYAEKNGIQIEGLKKPKNDIHEEEEVNEEY, encoded by the coding sequence ATGTATACAGAAAAAGTTATGGATCATTTTCAACATCCTAGAAATGTTGGCGAATTAGAAAATGCGAGCGGTGTCGGAACCGTTGGTAATGCTAAGTGTGGAGATATCATGAGAATGTACCTTGATATTGATGATAACCAAGTTATTCAAGATGTAAAATTCAAAACTTTTGGTTGTGGCGCAGCAGTAGCAACAAGCAGTATGGCAACAGAATTAGTGAAGGGTCTTACTGTACAAGAGGCTTTAACAGTAACAAATAAAGCAGTAATGGAGGCTCTTGATGGTCTTCCAGCAGTTAAGGTACACTGTTCCTTATTGGCAGAGGAAGCAATCCATGCAGCTCTTTGGGATTATGCTGAAAAGAATGGTATTCAAATTGAAGGTTTAAAAAAGCCAAAGAATGACATTCATGAAGAAGAGGAAGTAAACGAAGAGTATTAA
- the nifS gene encoding cysteine desulfurase NifS, whose protein sequence is MGKMIYLDNAATTQTRPEVVEAMLPYFYENYGNPSSVYEIATRSRKAVTEARDIIAKTIGCENNEIYFTAGGSESDNWAIKGVAEAYRDKGNHIITSKIEHHAVLHTCEYLEKLGFEVTYLDVDESGIVKLDQLKAAIRPTTILISIMYANNEIGAIQPVKEIGDIAKQHNILFHTDAVQAFGQLPIDVKELGIDMLSASGHKLNGPKGIGFLYIRNGLKVRSFVHGGAQERKRRAGTENVPGIVGFGKAVELAASNLKERTKKEIELRDYLIERVLKEVPYTRLNGHSKNRLPNNANLSFQFIEGESLLIMLDMQGIAASSGSACTSGSLDPSHVLLAIGLPHEIAHGSLRLTLSEDTTKEDIDFTIDQIKEIVDKLRQMSPLYEDFMKKLAKNRAE, encoded by the coding sequence ATGGGTAAAATGATTTATTTAGATAATGCTGCTACCACTCAGACCAGACCGGAAGTAGTAGAGGCCATGTTACCATATTTTTATGAGAATTATGGGAATCCTTCCAGCGTATATGAAATCGCGACGAGAAGTAGAAAAGCAGTAACAGAAGCAAGAGATATCATTGCTAAGACCATAGGCTGTGAGAATAATGAGATTTATTTTACCGCTGGTGGATCTGAGTCTGACAACTGGGCGATTAAAGGTGTTGCAGAAGCTTATCGTGACAAGGGTAATCATATTATTACATCTAAGATCGAACACCATGCGGTTTTGCATACTTGTGAGTACTTAGAGAAACTTGGGTTTGAAGTTACTTATCTCGATGTGGATGAAAGCGGAATTGTAAAGCTTGATCAATTAAAAGCTGCGATTCGTCCAACCACTATCTTAATATCAATTATGTATGCAAATAATGAAATCGGTGCGATTCAGCCTGTAAAAGAAATTGGTGATATTGCGAAGCAGCACAATATTTTATTCCATACGGATGCAGTTCAGGCTTTTGGACAGTTGCCAATCGATGTGAAAGAACTTGGTATTGATATGTTAAGTGCCAGTGGTCATAAATTAAATGGACCAAAGGGAATTGGTTTCCTCTATATTAGAAATGGCCTTAAGGTACGTTCTTTTGTTCACGGCGGCGCTCAGGAAAGAAAGCGTAGAGCAGGTACTGAAAATGTACCAGGTATTGTTGGATTTGGTAAGGCAGTTGAGCTTGCAGCATCCAATTTAAAGGAAAGAACCAAGAAGGAAATAGAACTTCGAGACTATCTTATTGAGCGAGTATTAAAAGAAGTTCCTTACACTAGATTAAATGGACATAGTAAGAATCGTTTACCAAATAACGCAAACTTAAGCTTCCAATTCATCGAGGGAGAATCTCTATTAATCATGCTCGATATGCAAGGAATTGCAGCATCCAGTGGTTCAGCTTGTACTTCTGGATCATTAGATCCTTCTCACGTTTTATTGGCAATTGGATTACCACATGAAATTGCACATGGCTCATTAAGATTAACTCTAAGTGAGGACACAACAAAAGAAGATATCGATTTCACAATCGATCAGATAAAAGAGATTGTAGATAAATTAAGACAGATGTCACCACTGTACGAAGACTTTATGAAAAAGTTAGCAAAGAATCGTGCAGAATAA
- a CDS encoding putative polysaccharide biosynthesis protein, with translation MSKNTIIKGTLILTFAGLLTRLIGFFYRIFLSKALGAEALGLYQLIFPVYGICFTIYASGIQTAISKLVAEEAAKGSTKSAKRVLKTGILLSVTIASIISIIIYNSSDLIATKLLLHPETASSLRILAYVFPFCGITACINGYYFGLKKAGVPALTQLVEQIIRVGFVYFAALYFGGGKIKATCELAVAGIVFGEIASNIYNLISLTTQKKEPKISKGVENQYQSRFLHALAKMSVPLTANRLFISVLHSFEAILIPAMLQKSGLSDSEALSLFGILNGMAIPFLLFPSTITNSLSVLLLPAISEASAKQNTKLIAHTVSVSIKYSLILGIFSTGFFLFFGSPLGMSVFHIEEAGTYLVVMAWLCPFLYTATTLSSIINGLGKAHLTFLNSVAGLSLRIILLALIIPKFGIYGYLISVLISQLLTTALDVIIVVKNIPFKFDAINSLLKPGIITFFACSVFYRAYLFLKTVSKIPDVALIVLCAFALTAITLYLLKATNAIKMGEWKIT, from the coding sequence ATGAGTAAAAATACAATTATCAAAGGGACCCTCATTCTCACGTTTGCAGGTTTGCTTACCAGGCTGATTGGATTTTTTTATAGAATCTTTTTGTCAAAGGCTTTGGGTGCTGAAGCCCTTGGTCTATATCAGCTCATTTTTCCTGTCTATGGTATCTGCTTTACTATTTATGCCTCGGGAATTCAAACAGCAATCTCAAAGCTTGTTGCCGAAGAAGCTGCAAAAGGCAGTACCAAAAGCGCAAAACGAGTTTTAAAAACAGGGATTTTACTATCTGTAACGATAGCTTCCATTATCTCAATCATCATTTATAACTCAAGTGATTTAATCGCAACTAAACTTTTGCTTCATCCAGAGACTGCATCTTCCCTTCGCATACTTGCCTATGTTTTTCCATTTTGCGGTATCACCGCATGTATTAATGGTTATTACTTTGGATTAAAAAAGGCTGGTGTCCCTGCACTAACGCAGCTGGTTGAACAAATTATCCGAGTAGGATTCGTTTATTTTGCCGCACTTTACTTTGGCGGAGGTAAAATAAAAGCTACTTGTGAACTTGCGGTTGCTGGTATCGTATTCGGTGAGATTGCATCGAATATTTATAATCTAATCTCATTAACCACACAAAAAAAAGAACCCAAAATTTCTAAGGGGGTAGAAAACCAATACCAAAGCCGTTTTCTTCACGCACTAGCAAAAATGAGCGTTCCTCTTACTGCAAACCGACTCTTTATCAGTGTTTTACATAGCTTTGAGGCAATTTTAATACCTGCCATGCTTCAAAAATCAGGGTTATCCGATTCTGAGGCATTAAGCTTATTTGGTATCCTAAATGGTATGGCAATTCCTTTCTTGCTATTCCCATCGACGATAACCAACTCCCTCTCCGTTTTACTACTTCCAGCAATTTCGGAAGCTTCTGCGAAACAGAATACGAAACTTATTGCACATACCGTCTCAGTTTCCATCAAATACAGCCTTATCCTAGGTATCTTTAGCACTGGATTTTTCCTGTTCTTTGGATCGCCTTTGGGAATGTCTGTGTTCCATATTGAGGAAGCTGGAACTTACCTGGTGGTAATGGCTTGGCTCTGCCCATTTCTTTATACTGCGACAACACTAAGTAGTATCATAAATGGATTAGGTAAAGCTCATTTAACTTTCCTTAACTCGGTAGCGGGGCTATCCCTTCGTATTATATTGCTTGCCCTTATCATACCAAAGTTCGGTATCTATGGATATTTAATCAGTGTTTTAATAAGCCAATTATTAACCACTGCACTTGATGTTATTATTGTGGTAAAGAACATACCTTTTAAATTTGATGCGATTAATTCTTTGCTAAAACCAGGTATAATTACCTTTTTCGCTTGCTCCGTCTTCTACCGTGCTTATCTATTTCTTAAAACGGTCTCTAAGATACCTGACGTTGCCTTAATTGTCTTATGTGCATTCGCACTTACCGCTATTACTTTGTATTTACTAAAAGCAACGAATGCGATTAAGATGGGTGAATGGAAAATAACTTAG
- a CDS encoding zinc-ribbon domain-containing protein, producing MYCRKCGVEIPNDSLFCLQCGANVIQGEDIRKA from the coding sequence ATGTACTGTAGGAAATGTGGCGTAGAGATTCCAAATGATAGTTTATTTTGCTTACAATGTGGTGCTAACGTGATACAAGGCGAAGATATAAGGAAAGCATAA
- a CDS encoding cytochrome P450, translated as MIVKKQIPRDKCIDNTFTLLKEGYLFIQNRTERYSSDVFETRLLGKKAICISGKEAPKLFYNPILMKKKGALPKRIQKTLFGVNAIQTMDGRRHLHRKKLFMTIMNQEEQDRLSKITTEKWQEAISRWEGASRVVLYDEVNRILCQSVCEWAGVPLPASEVKCRAKDFSTMVNTFTAIGPEYWKGKKARKRTEKWIRGIIEATRSGKLRPGRNSALHQIAYYKDLDGKLLSTQMAAVELINVLRPVVAISTFITFTAVALYEHREYIKILRSSDENMREMFVQEVRRYYPFTPFLGAITRKNFMWKGYNFKKGTLVILDVYGINHDARIWENPYKFRPERFSEKREHLFDFIPQGGGDPSKGHRCPGEGITIELMKLSVDFLVNKLEFKIPEQELRYSLIKIPSLPKSGFIMRKIKTRTSM; from the coding sequence ATGATAGTGAAAAAACAGATTCCACGCGATAAATGTATTGATAACACATTTACTCTATTGAAGGAAGGATATCTCTTTATCCAAAACAGAACGGAACGATATTCCTCTGATGTATTTGAAACACGCTTACTAGGAAAAAAAGCAATTTGTATCAGTGGAAAAGAAGCACCAAAGCTATTTTACAATCCAATATTAATGAAAAAAAAGGGAGCTTTGCCTAAGAGAATTCAGAAAACACTTTTTGGAGTAAATGCGATTCAAACGATGGATGGTCGGAGGCACCTTCACAGAAAGAAACTATTCATGACAATCATGAATCAGGAAGAGCAGGATCGGCTATCAAAGATTACAACAGAAAAGTGGCAAGAGGCTATTAGCAGATGGGAAGGTGCTTCACGGGTTGTTCTCTATGATGAAGTGAATCGTATTTTGTGTCAATCAGTATGTGAATGGGCCGGAGTACCATTACCAGCCTCCGAAGTTAAATGTCGTGCGAAGGATTTTAGCACAATGGTGAATACTTTTACTGCTATCGGACCGGAGTATTGGAAAGGAAAAAAAGCAAGAAAACGGACTGAAAAGTGGATAAGAGGTATCATAGAAGCTACCAGATCAGGCAAATTAAGGCCTGGAAGAAATTCAGCGCTCCATCAGATAGCCTACTACAAGGATTTGGACGGGAAACTGCTGAGTACTCAAATGGCTGCAGTGGAACTTATTAATGTATTACGTCCAGTAGTTGCAATTTCAACATTCATTACCTTTACGGCTGTTGCATTATATGAGCACAGAGAATATATTAAAATATTACGATCCAGTGATGAAAATATGCGCGAAATGTTTGTACAGGAAGTAAGACGCTACTATCCGTTTACTCCTTTTTTAGGTGCAATTACAAGGAAGAATTTTATGTGGAAAGGATACAACTTTAAAAAAGGTACGCTTGTAATCCTTGATGTTTACGGTATAAATCATGATGCGCGGATATGGGAAAATCCTTATAAATTCAGACCGGAGCGATTTTCCGAGAAGAGGGAGCATTTATTTGATTTTATCCCTCAAGGTGGTGGCGATCCTTCAAAGGGACACAGATGTCCGGGAGAGGGGATAACAATAGAACTTATGAAGTTAAGTGTAGATTTTCTGGTAAATAAGTTAGAATTTAAAATCCCAGAACAAGAATTAAGATATAGTCTTATAAAGATTCCATCCTTACCTAAGAGTGGATTTATTATGAGGAAAATTAAAACTCGCACTTCTATGTAA